One genomic window of Coffea eugenioides isolate CCC68of chromosome 1, Ceug_1.0, whole genome shotgun sequence includes the following:
- the LOC113778207 gene encoding UBP1-associated protein 2A-like — protein sequence MAKKRKSRTSEATQPQPEPVQVKPEPEPEPEPEPQPEPEPEPQPENEPVQVKQEEMEADQEEEVEEEVEEEVEEEVEEEEEEEDDGVEEQQEEETLIKTETTEIKQSNGGAEEQLNSKDEDLDDEPFEKLLEPFSKDQMVVLIKEAVSKHPDLMASVRKLADADPAHRKIFVHGLGWDTTAETLTSVFGKYGEIEDCKAVTDKVSGKSKGYGFILFKRRSGARKALLEPQKKIGNRMTSCQLASTGPVPAPPPTAPPPVSEYTLRKIFVSNVAAELDPQKLLDFFTKFGEIEDGPLGLDKQTGKPKGFCLFVYKTVEGARKALEEPHKNFEGHTLHCQKAIDGPKPSKQFPQQQQQQHQQHYAGGQHHQQQYYGHPSKKGKYSSSSGGAGSAGHLMAPTSGPAVGFNPAVAGAASALNPALGQALTALLATQGAGLGIGNLLGGLGAPVNQGVPPVMNNAGYGGQGVGGYGTPPGMQGGYQNPQMGSQGVRPPQGGAPYMGHGH from the coding sequence ATGGCGAAGAAGAGAAAGTCTCGAACCTCTGAAGCCACCCAACCCCAGCCAGAACCCGTACAAGTCAAACCCGAACCAGAACCGGAACCGGAACCGGAACCCCAGCCTGAGCCAGAACCTGAGCCCCAACCCGAGAATGAGCCAGTTCAGGTcaaacaagaagaaatggaggcaGATCAAGAAGAAGAAGTCGAGGAAGAAGTTGAGGAAGAAGTCGAAGAAGAAgtagaagaggaggaggaggaggaagatgatGGAGTTGAGGAACAACAAGAAGAGGAAACCCTAATTAAGACGGAGACTACCGAAATTAAACAATCCAATGGCGGAGCTGAAGAGCAACTGAACAGTAAGGATGAGGATTTGGATGACGAGCCGTTCGAGAAACTGCTGGAGCCGTTTTCGAAGGACCAGATGGTGGTTTTGATAAAAGAAGCGGTTTCCAAGCACCCTGATTTGATGGCGAGTGTTAGAAAGCTAGCGGATGCAGACCCAGCTCACCGGAAGATCTTTGTTCACGGTCTTGGATGGGATACTACTGCGGAAACCCTAACTAGTGTGTTTGGGAAGTATGGGGAGATTGAGGATTGCAAGGCGGTTACGGATAAGGTTTCAGGGAAGTCGAAAGGTTACGGTTTTATACTGTTTAAGAGGAGGAGTGGGGCGCGAAAAGCATTGCTTGAGCCACAGAAGAAGATTGGGAATAGGATGACTTCTTGCCAGCTAGCTTCTACTGGCCCTGTCCCTGCCCCACCTCCTACTGCGCCACCTCCGGTGTCTGAGTATACTCTGAGGAAGATATTTGTGAGTAATGTGGCAGCAGAGCTTGATCCGCAGAAGTTGTTGGATTTCTTTACGAAGTTTGGGGAGATTGAGGATGGGCCTTTGGGGTTGGATAAGCAGACTGGGAAGCCAAAAgggttttgtttgtttgtgtaTAAGACTGTTGAGGGTGCGAGGAAGGCGTTAGAGGAGCCACATAAGAATTTTGAAGGGCATACCTTGCATTGTCAGAAGGCGATTGATGGGCCTAAGCCAAGCAAACAGTTTCCTCAGCAGCAACAGCAGCAGCATCAGCAGCATTATGCTGGTGGTCAGCACCATCAGCAGCAGTATTATGGGCATCCTTCAAAGAAAGGGAAGTATTCGAGTAGTAGCGGTGGTGCAGGGTCTGCTGGACATTTGATGGCTCCTACTTCTGGCCCAGCTGTGGGTTTTAATCCTGCTGTTGCCGGGGCTGCGTCTGCATTGAACCCGGCTCTTGGGCAGGCGCTAACAGCCTTGCTGGCCACTCAGGGTGCTGGTTTGGGTATTGGGAATTTGCTTGGAGGACTTGGGGCGCCAGTGAACCAAGGTGTGCCGCCTGTTATGAATAATGCTGGGTATGGAGGACAGGGTGTTGGTGGCTACGGGACTCCGCCTGGTATGCAGGGAGGGTATCAGAACCCACAGATGGGGTCGCAGGGCGTTCGGCCACCACAAGGTGGTGCACCTTATATGGGACATGGACACTAG